A genomic stretch from Mycobacterium malmoense includes:
- a CDS encoding thiolase family protein: MAEAVIVEAVRSPIGKRNGGLSGVHPADLAAQVLNGLVDKAGIDPGIVDDVIWGCVMQAGEQALDIGRTALLTAGWPESVPGVTVDRQCGSSQQSIHFAAAGVVAGHYDVVVAGGVESMSRTPMGSSLANGGRPYPQAFLDRYDGRIPNQGLGAEAIAQQWGFDRTALDEFSLASHEKAATAQDSGAFDDQIVGIKDQDGNVVLKDEGIRRGTPMEKMASLKPAFKEDGVIHAGNSSQISDGSAALLFMSAEKAKELGLKPIAKVHTATLAAADPVIMLTAPIPATQKVLKKSGLSIDDIGAYEVNEAFAPVPLAWLKDIGADEKKLNPNGGAIALGHPLGGSGARLMTTLLYHMRDKGIRYGLQTMCEGGGQANATIVELL, translated from the coding sequence ATGGCTGAAGCCGTCATCGTCGAGGCAGTCCGCTCACCGATCGGGAAACGCAACGGCGGGCTGTCCGGGGTGCACCCGGCCGACCTGGCCGCGCAGGTCCTCAACGGGCTGGTCGACAAGGCCGGCATCGACCCCGGGATCGTCGACGACGTCATCTGGGGCTGCGTCATGCAGGCCGGCGAGCAGGCCCTCGACATCGGCCGCACCGCGCTGTTAACGGCCGGCTGGCCCGAGAGCGTCCCGGGTGTGACCGTCGACCGCCAGTGCGGGTCGAGCCAGCAGTCCATCCACTTCGCCGCGGCCGGCGTGGTGGCCGGGCATTACGACGTCGTCGTCGCCGGCGGTGTCGAGTCGATGTCGCGGACCCCCATGGGTTCGTCGCTGGCCAATGGCGGGCGGCCGTATCCCCAAGCCTTCCTGGACCGCTATGACGGCCGGATCCCCAACCAGGGCCTCGGGGCGGAGGCGATCGCGCAGCAGTGGGGGTTCGACCGCACCGCGCTCGACGAGTTCTCGCTGGCGTCGCACGAAAAGGCCGCGACGGCACAGGATTCCGGTGCGTTCGACGACCAGATTGTCGGCATCAAGGACCAGGACGGCAATGTCGTGCTCAAGGACGAAGGCATCCGCCGCGGCACGCCGATGGAAAAGATGGCATCGCTCAAGCCGGCGTTCAAGGAGGACGGCGTCATCCATGCCGGCAACTCCTCGCAGATTTCCGACGGTTCGGCCGCCCTGCTGTTCATGTCCGCCGAGAAGGCTAAGGAGCTGGGCCTGAAGCCAATTGCCAAGGTGCACACCGCAACCCTGGCCGCCGCCGACCCGGTGATCATGCTGACCGCGCCCATCCCGGCGACCCAGAAGGTGCTGAAGAAATCGGGGCTGAGCATCGACGACATCGGGGCATACGAGGTCAACGAGGCCTTCGCGCCCGTCCCGCTCGCGTGGCTGAAAGATATCGGCGCCGACGAGAAGAAGCTCAACCCCAACGGCGGCGCGATCGCGCTCGGCCACCCGCTCGGCGGCTCGGGCGCGCGGCTGATGACCACGCTGCTGTATCACATGCGGGACAAGGGAATTCGCTACGGCCTGCAGACGATGTGCGAGGGCGGTGGCCAGGCGAACGCGACCATCGTGGAGCTGCTGTGA
- a CDS encoding CbbQ/NirQ/NorQ/GpvN family protein, producing MLDTDLRPFYVPVGNEEQVFKAAFRQGLSVLLKGPTGCGKTRFLEAMAYDLQRPLITVACHDDLTTADLVGRYLLRGGETEWVDGPLTRAVRDGAICYLDEVVEARQDTTVVLHPLADHRRQLPLERLGVTLEAAPGFCLVVSYNPGYQSVLKDLKDSTRQRMVAIEFGFPAPDIEEKIVAHEAGIGAEIAAELVRLAQAIRRLENGGLREVASTRVLIAAGRLIAEGLSPAAAARAAIAGPLTDDPHAAGGLSEMIDVYLAD from the coding sequence ATGCTTGATACCGACTTGCGTCCCTTCTACGTTCCGGTCGGCAACGAGGAGCAGGTGTTCAAGGCGGCCTTCCGCCAAGGACTCTCGGTGTTGCTCAAGGGCCCCACCGGATGCGGGAAGACGCGGTTCCTCGAGGCCATGGCATACGACCTGCAACGTCCCCTGATCACCGTCGCGTGTCACGACGATCTCACCACCGCCGATCTCGTCGGCCGCTACCTGCTGCGGGGCGGTGAAACGGAGTGGGTCGACGGCCCGCTGACCCGGGCGGTGCGCGACGGCGCGATCTGCTACCTCGACGAGGTCGTCGAGGCCCGGCAGGACACCACCGTCGTGCTGCATCCCCTGGCCGACCACCGCCGCCAGCTCCCACTCGAACGGCTCGGCGTGACCCTCGAAGCCGCCCCCGGATTCTGCCTGGTGGTGTCGTACAACCCCGGCTATCAAAGTGTGCTGAAGGACCTTAAGGACTCCACCCGGCAACGGATGGTCGCGATCGAGTTCGGCTTCCCGGCCCCCGATATCGAGGAGAAGATCGTCGCGCATGAGGCCGGCATCGGCGCCGAGATTGCCGCCGAACTGGTGCGATTGGCTCAGGCGATCCGACGGCTGGAAAACGGCGGATTGCGCGAGGTGGCTTCGACGCGGGTGCTCATCGCCGCGGGGCGGCTCATCGCCGAGGGTTTGAGCCCGGCGGCGGCCGCTCGCGCCGCCATCGCCGGGCCACTGACCGACGACCCTCATGCCGCCGGCGGCCTGTCGGAGATGATCGACGTCTATCTGGCCGACTAG
- a CDS encoding crotonase/enoyl-CoA hydratase family protein, with protein sequence MTNGQPAALAERRGNVTVITINRPEARNAVNGAVSTAVGDALEEAQRDPEVWAVVITGAGDKSFCAGADLKAIARRENLYHPDHPEWGFAGYVHHFIDKPTIAAVNGTALGGGTELALASDLVVADERAKFGLPEVKRGLIAAAGGVFRIMDQLPRKVAMELLLTGEPLTASDAHGWGLINQVVKQGSVLDAALAMAARVTVNAPLSVQASKRIAYGVDDGVIVDDEPGWERTVREMRILIKSEDAREGPLAFAEKREPVWKAR encoded by the coding sequence GTGACCAATGGCCAGCCCGCGGCGCTGGCCGAGCGCCGCGGCAACGTCACGGTCATCACGATCAACCGGCCGGAGGCCCGCAACGCGGTCAACGGCGCGGTCAGCACCGCCGTCGGGGACGCGCTGGAGGAAGCCCAACGCGATCCGGAAGTGTGGGCCGTGGTGATCACCGGCGCCGGCGACAAATCGTTTTGCGCCGGAGCCGATCTCAAGGCGATCGCGCGCCGGGAGAACCTGTACCACCCCGACCACCCCGAGTGGGGCTTCGCCGGTTACGTGCACCACTTCATCGACAAGCCCACCATCGCGGCGGTCAACGGCACCGCGCTGGGAGGCGGCACCGAGTTGGCACTGGCCAGCGACCTGGTGGTGGCCGACGAGCGGGCCAAGTTCGGGTTGCCGGAGGTCAAGCGCGGGCTGATCGCCGCCGCTGGTGGTGTCTTCCGGATCATGGATCAGCTGCCTCGCAAGGTGGCGATGGAACTGCTGTTGACTGGCGAGCCGCTGACTGCATCTGACGCCCATGGATGGGGCCTGATCAACCAGGTCGTGAAGCAGGGTTCGGTGCTGGACGCCGCCCTGGCGATGGCCGCGCGCGTCACCGTCAACGCGCCGCTGTCGGTGCAGGCCAGCAAGCGAATCGCCTACGGCGTCGACGACGGGGTCATCGTCGATGACGAACCGGGCTGGGAGCGCACCGTCCGCGAGATGCGCATCCTGATCAAATCCGAGGACGCCAGGGAGGGGCCGTTGGCGTTCGCCGAGAAGCGGGAGCCGGTCTGGAAGGCGCGTTAA
- a CDS encoding SDR family oxidoreductase: MNEPRTIVITGASRGLGLASATYMYRRGWRVVAAMRSPEPGLAALRAKTGAAVDDSRLIAVPLDLTDSASVTAAAKAIEAAVGAPHALVHNAGISAAGMLEETPMELWERMFATAVFGPVRLTQALLPSMRAAGRGRIVVISSQGGVRGMPEIAAYSAAKGAVERWAESLAGEVAPFGLGVTVVVAGTFDTDIITDAGTSDLRDFAGPYAALHGKIDRRGRAAMRLARPPERFANGLAKALEDRAPFARHAVGVDARMLLIANRLLSSKALHRVTRLAMGIPRPGALSSASSKES, from the coding sequence ATGAATGAGCCGCGCACCATCGTCATCACCGGCGCGTCCCGCGGGCTCGGCCTCGCCTCGGCAACGTACATGTACCGGCGGGGCTGGCGCGTGGTGGCTGCGATGCGCTCACCCGAGCCCGGCCTGGCGGCGCTGCGCGCGAAGACCGGTGCAGCGGTGGACGATTCGCGATTGATCGCCGTCCCGCTGGACCTTACCGACTCCGCGTCGGTGACGGCCGCGGCCAAGGCGATCGAGGCGGCCGTCGGCGCCCCGCACGCGCTCGTGCACAACGCCGGCATCTCCGCCGCCGGGATGCTGGAAGAGACGCCGATGGAGTTGTGGGAGCGGATGTTCGCCACCGCCGTCTTCGGGCCCGTGCGGCTAACCCAGGCCCTGTTGCCGTCGATGCGGGCCGCGGGACGGGGGCGCATCGTGGTGATCTCGAGCCAGGGCGGCGTGCGGGGCATGCCCGAGATCGCGGCATACTCGGCCGCCAAGGGTGCGGTGGAACGTTGGGCCGAGTCGCTGGCCGGCGAGGTGGCGCCCTTCGGGCTCGGCGTCACCGTCGTGGTGGCCGGCACGTTCGACACCGACATCATCACGGACGCGGGGACCTCCGACCTGCGTGACTTCGCCGGGCCGTACGCCGCGCTGCACGGCAAGATCGACCGGCGCGGCCGCGCCGCGATGCGGCTCGCGCGCCCACCGGAGCGCTTCGCCAATGGCCTCGCCAAGGCACTGGAGGACCGCGCGCCGTTTGCCCGGCACGCCGTCGGCGTCGATGCCCGCATGTTGCTTATTGCCAACCGGCTGCTTTCCAGTAAGGCTCTCCATAGGGTGACCCGTCTGGCGATGGGCATCCCGCGTCCCGGCGCTCTGAGCAGCGCCTCGTCTAAAGAGAGCTGA
- a CDS encoding cytochrome P450, translating into MQLFDDLEDFGAFDDVVSGDVRDPYTELARLRREEPVQRIEMSGMPHAESKPVFIVYRHEEVQQMLRDNETFSSAIIIDAFGDVLGRHVMLGMDEPEHGRHRSLVAKAFSQKALARWEDELVGRVGNELIDRFVARGRADLVKEFTFPYPTQIIAGLLGLPREDYPQFQRWSISLLSFTINPERGRTASAALEEYFTPILAARRAEPRDDLISGLAQAEIDGEKLSDDEIFSFLRLLLPAGVETTYRSLGNMLFGLLCNPDQLDAVRADRSLLPQAIEEAVRWEPPLLTITRVATRDTELAGVPIPAGSSVMPMLGSANRQEDRYPDPDRFDIFRPARAHIGFGHGVHVCLGMHLARLEMRVALNLLFDRLPNLRLDPDGNDPHIRGQVFRSPTSLPVLF; encoded by the coding sequence GTGCAGCTGTTTGACGATCTCGAGGACTTCGGGGCTTTCGACGACGTGGTCTCCGGAGATGTCCGGGATCCCTACACGGAGTTGGCCCGGTTGCGGCGCGAGGAACCCGTGCAGCGCATCGAGATGTCAGGCATGCCGCACGCGGAATCCAAGCCCGTCTTCATCGTGTACCGCCACGAAGAGGTGCAGCAGATGCTGCGGGACAACGAGACGTTCTCGTCGGCGATCATCATCGACGCGTTCGGTGATGTGCTGGGCCGCCACGTCATGCTCGGGATGGACGAGCCGGAACACGGCCGCCACCGATCGCTGGTAGCAAAGGCATTCTCGCAGAAGGCGTTAGCGCGGTGGGAGGACGAGCTGGTCGGGAGGGTCGGTAACGAGCTGATCGACCGGTTCGTCGCCCGCGGCCGCGCGGATCTGGTGAAGGAGTTCACCTTTCCTTACCCGACCCAGATCATCGCCGGCCTGCTGGGTCTGCCGCGCGAGGACTATCCACAGTTTCAGCGCTGGTCGATCTCGCTGCTCAGCTTCACCATCAACCCGGAGCGCGGCCGCACCGCGTCGGCGGCATTAGAGGAGTACTTCACGCCGATCCTCGCGGCGCGGCGCGCGGAACCGCGCGACGATCTGATCAGCGGCCTGGCGCAGGCGGAGATCGACGGCGAGAAGCTCTCCGACGACGAGATCTTCTCGTTCCTCCGGTTGCTGCTGCCCGCCGGCGTCGAAACCACGTACCGCTCGCTGGGCAACATGCTGTTCGGATTGCTTTGCAATCCAGATCAATTGGACGCGGTCCGCGCCGATCGCTCGCTGCTGCCGCAGGCGATCGAGGAGGCGGTGCGGTGGGAACCGCCGCTGCTGACGATCACCCGGGTGGCGACCCGCGACACCGAGCTGGCGGGCGTGCCCATCCCCGCCGGGTCGTCGGTGATGCCGATGCTGGGCTCCGCCAACCGGCAGGAGGACCGCTACCCCGACCCGGATCGCTTCGACATCTTCCGTCCCGCCAGGGCGCACATCGGCTTCGGGCACGGTGTGCACGTCTGTCTCGGAATGCACCTGGCCCGGCTGGAGATGCGGGTGGCGCTCAACCTGCTGTTCGACCGGTTGCCCAACCTGCGTCTGGATCCCGACGGCAACGACCCGCACATCCGCGGCCAGGTGTTCCGATCACCCACGTCACTTCCGGTGCTGTTCTAA
- a CDS encoding ABC transporter substrate-binding protein produces the protein MSYESTAEPIRIGYLFDFLLPEGYPQEMRDDLTRPFELVFNDGLHQRVIDRPVRIVYREVEGLPKGTVKAVIDAYGELVDEGCLVVFGPHISENAVPTREAIEERFRVPAINVCGSDDWLGEWTFAFPQGSMTDEPIFWADLLAKGGHGEVGVLVEQSLVGESYLQNFRKACHRKGIRIVAEAQVAQTAQDIGQAIRTLHEAKPSALVHCGFGFGIVFVNPALAELNWDPPRFTSTAFQNAWVNPIMWQAFLGWTGIDQYDEGNGVGQRFLDRYGEEYGRRPQYCVPVVNHDVANALLHAFADAHPLSPRGVKEALERVKMLPAGAGAPGTRVSFGKWTRRAWMGAGYLVARRLDADGINSHLVDRFGEE, from the coding sequence TTGTCCTACGAAAGCACCGCGGAGCCGATCAGGATCGGCTACCTGTTCGACTTCCTGCTGCCGGAGGGTTATCCGCAGGAGATGCGCGACGACCTCACCCGGCCGTTCGAGCTGGTGTTCAACGACGGACTGCATCAGCGGGTGATCGACCGTCCGGTGCGGATCGTCTACCGGGAGGTCGAGGGGCTACCCAAGGGCACCGTCAAGGCCGTCATCGACGCCTACGGCGAACTCGTCGACGAAGGATGCCTGGTCGTGTTCGGCCCGCACATCTCGGAGAACGCCGTGCCCACGCGCGAAGCGATCGAGGAGCGATTCCGGGTGCCGGCGATCAATGTCTGCGGAAGCGATGACTGGCTGGGGGAGTGGACCTTCGCGTTTCCGCAGGGATCGATGACCGACGAACCGATCTTCTGGGCGGACTTGCTGGCCAAGGGAGGGCACGGTGAGGTCGGCGTCCTGGTCGAGCAGTCGCTGGTCGGCGAAAGTTACCTGCAAAACTTCCGAAAAGCATGTCACCGCAAGGGTATTCGGATCGTCGCCGAGGCGCAGGTCGCGCAGACCGCCCAGGACATCGGCCAGGCGATCCGCACCCTGCACGAGGCAAAGCCGAGCGCGCTGGTGCACTGCGGCTTCGGTTTCGGCATCGTGTTCGTCAATCCTGCTCTGGCAGAACTCAACTGGGATCCGCCCCGGTTCACCAGCACCGCGTTCCAGAACGCCTGGGTCAACCCGATCATGTGGCAGGCGTTTTTGGGCTGGACCGGCATCGACCAGTACGACGAAGGCAATGGTGTGGGCCAGCGTTTTCTCGACCGGTACGGCGAGGAATACGGACGGCGCCCGCAGTACTGCGTGCCGGTGGTGAACCACGACGTGGCCAACGCGCTGCTGCACGCCTTTGCCGACGCCCATCCGCTGAGTCCGCGCGGCGTCAAGGAGGCCTTGGAGCGGGTGAAGATGCTGCCGGCCGGCGCGGGCGCACCCGGGACCAGGGTGTCGTTCGGAAAGTGGACCCGGCGGGCCTGGATGGGCGCCGGCTACCTGGTGGCGCGCCGGCTCGACGCCGACGGCATCAATTCCCATCTTGTCGACCGCTTCGGTGAGGAATGA
- a CDS encoding NAD(P)/FAD-dependent oxidoreductase encodes MTSYDTDLLIVGGGPGGLATALHARRHGLSVIVVEPRESPIDKACGEGLMPGGLAELTSLGVDPAGMPFHGIAYVSENRRAQARFRSGPGRGVRRTTLHAALAARAKEQDTEWIPARVTTVEQDAHGVTAAGVRAKWLVAADGLHSTVRRAVGINATAGRPRRYGVRWHYRVPVWSEFVEVHWSRWGEAYVTPVEPDLVGVAILSRGRPDLAWFPRLARHLEGASRGPARGCGPLRQVVSRRVAGRVLLVGDAAGYEDALTGEGISLAVKQAAAAVEAIVNETPSSYEAAWHRVTRDYRLLTRALVLTSTPRMTRRAIVPACAVLPAAFRTGVNILAH; translated from the coding sequence ATGACGAGCTACGACACCGATCTGCTGATTGTCGGCGGCGGCCCGGGCGGCCTCGCCACGGCGTTACACGCTCGCAGGCATGGACTTTCAGTGATCGTGGTGGAACCGCGGGAGAGCCCGATCGACAAGGCGTGCGGCGAGGGGCTGATGCCCGGCGGGCTCGCCGAGCTGACGTCGCTGGGGGTGGACCCGGCCGGCATGCCGTTTCATGGGATCGCCTACGTGAGTGAAAATCGTCGGGCGCAGGCGCGCTTTCGCAGCGGGCCGGGACGGGGCGTGCGACGCACCACCTTGCATGCGGCGCTGGCCGCACGGGCCAAAGAGCAAGACACCGAATGGATCCCGGCACGGGTGACAACCGTCGAGCAAGACGCGCATGGCGTGACCGCCGCCGGGGTGCGCGCAAAATGGCTGGTGGCGGCCGACGGATTGCATTCGACGGTCCGGCGCGCCGTGGGAATCAATGCCACGGCCGGACGGCCGCGCCGCTATGGCGTGCGCTGGCATTACCGGGTGCCGGTGTGGTCGGAGTTCGTCGAGGTGCATTGGTCCCGTTGGGGCGAGGCCTACGTGACGCCGGTGGAACCGGACCTGGTCGGCGTGGCGATCCTGTCTCGCGGACGACCCGACCTCGCCTGGTTCCCGCGACTAGCCCGACACCTCGAGGGCGCCAGCCGCGGGCCGGCCCGCGGCTGTGGTCCGCTGCGGCAGGTGGTCTCCCGCCGGGTCGCGGGACGGGTGCTGCTGGTGGGCGACGCGGCCGGCTACGAGGATGCGCTGACCGGCGAAGGCATCAGCCTCGCGGTCAAGCAAGCGGCCGCAGCCGTCGAGGCCATCGTCAACGAGACACCGTCATCGTATGAGGCTGCGTGGCACCGGGTTACCCGCGATTACCGGCTACTCACCCGAGCGCTGGTGCTGACCAGCACGCCGCGCATGACCCGCCGTGCCATCGTGCCGGCGTGCGCGGTGTTGCCCGCCGCGTTCCGGACCGGCGTGAACATCCTGGCGCACTAA
- a CDS encoding spirocyclase AveC family protein, whose translation MTTKETTPSVASPTTEKKRSVWAPVWIFVAVALFAVVAYYARRGAVSERIRNPYVAGAPRPVEPLFGYHHWLDLFQIFTIVSMAIIIAVYVVAWRRHPGHPILLMGIVTTLIVWQDPIMNWSPYAVYNPQLWHWPEDWPLVSLSPTVEPFLVIGYIMFYLGPYFPSIWILRKIQARRPVDSFVWRHPLISLAAIILPVGIIIDAMLEVTLVRTGFYIYSQVIPFGSVFAGQTYQFPFIWETVMVTFVMIPAGVLLYRDDTGRTVAEKLAQRARILPGRPKLAMFAVMFVLINLAYFGYGTGFAIIKWTRTATSVACPWPYPEAKVYDPQGFYERNGQPGPYSVGIWSTWMSAQPNGRPNVQLAADGNRCAPGHE comes from the coding sequence ATGACCACCAAAGAGACAACGCCGTCCGTGGCAAGCCCGACCACGGAAAAGAAGAGGTCCGTTTGGGCCCCGGTCTGGATATTCGTCGCCGTCGCGCTGTTCGCCGTCGTCGCGTACTACGCGCGCAGAGGCGCTGTGTCCGAACGCATTCGGAACCCGTACGTCGCCGGCGCCCCGCGACCGGTCGAACCGCTGTTCGGCTACCACCATTGGCTGGATCTGTTCCAGATCTTCACGATCGTCTCGATGGCCATCATCATTGCGGTCTACGTCGTGGCCTGGCGCAGGCATCCGGGTCACCCAATTCTGTTGATGGGAATCGTCACGACGCTGATCGTCTGGCAGGACCCCATCATGAACTGGTCGCCATATGCCGTCTACAACCCGCAACTGTGGCACTGGCCGGAAGACTGGCCGCTGGTGTCGTTGTCACCGACGGTGGAGCCGTTCCTGGTCATCGGCTACATCATGTTCTACCTCGGCCCCTACTTTCCGTCGATCTGGATCCTGCGCAAGATTCAGGCCCGTCGGCCCGTCGACTCGTTCGTCTGGCGCCATCCGCTGATCAGTCTGGCAGCAATCATCCTGCCCGTCGGCATCATCATCGACGCGATGCTCGAGGTCACGCTGGTGCGCACCGGTTTTTACATCTACTCGCAAGTCATTCCGTTCGGCTCCGTCTTCGCCGGCCAGACTTACCAATTCCCGTTCATCTGGGAAACCGTGATGGTGACGTTCGTGATGATCCCAGCCGGTGTGCTGCTGTACCGCGACGACACCGGCCGCACGGTGGCCGAGAAGCTCGCTCAGCGAGCGCGAATCCTCCCCGGCCGCCCGAAGCTCGCGATGTTCGCGGTGATGTTCGTCCTCATCAACCTCGCCTACTTTGGCTACGGTACGGGCTTCGCCATCATCAAGTGGACAAGAACCGCCACCTCGGTCGCCTGCCCCTGGCCATACCCGGAGGCCAAAGTCTATGACCCGCAAGGCTTTTACGAGCGCAACGGTCAGCCGGGACCATACTCGGTCGGCATCTGGTCAACGTGGATGAGCGCCCAGCCCAACGGACGCCCGAACGTACAGCTCGCTGCGGACGGGAATCGGTGTGCGCCCGGCCATGAATGA
- a CDS encoding isoprenylcysteine carboxyl methyltransferase family protein, which yields MYYLLILAVGLERVAELILSKRNARWSFAQGAKEFGRPHYVVMVIIHTALLVGCIVEPWALHRPFIAWLGWPMLAVVALSQGLRWWCITTLGRRWNTRVIVLPDAPLVRRGPYRWLHHPNYVAVVAEGLALPLVHTAWLTAIGFTLANGIVLGVRMHVENSALGYT from the coding sequence ATGTATTACCTGCTGATCCTGGCGGTCGGGCTCGAACGCGTCGCGGAGCTGATCCTGTCCAAGCGAAACGCGCGATGGTCTTTTGCCCAGGGCGCCAAGGAGTTTGGCCGACCACACTACGTGGTGATGGTCATCATTCACACCGCGCTGCTGGTGGGCTGCATCGTCGAACCGTGGGCGCTGCACCGGCCGTTCATCGCCTGGCTGGGCTGGCCGATGCTGGCCGTGGTGGCGTTGAGCCAGGGGCTGCGCTGGTGGTGCATCACGACGCTGGGCCGACGGTGGAACACCCGGGTGATCGTATTGCCGGACGCGCCGTTGGTGCGGCGGGGCCCCTACCGGTGGCTGCACCACCCGAACTATGTTGCAGTGGTGGCCGAAGGATTGGCGCTGCCACTGGTACACACGGCGTGGCTGACCGCTATCGGCTTCACGCTGGCCAACGGGATCGTGCTGGGGGTGCGAATGCACGTGGAGAACTCCGCGCTGGGTTACACATGA
- a CDS encoding aldehyde dehydrogenase family protein: MTEAVKVRFEPKMMIDGELVDGQAGTFTNINPATEETLGEIADASKGDMRRAIDAARRAFDETDWSTNRALRQRCLLQLHEAIDAEREELREELILEVGAPRAITFGPQLDAPLADGLRYPAKLIDEYPWETDLGDVVISLTGALTTRKVWREPVGVVGAIVPWNFPFEVTINKLGQALATGNTVVLKPAPDTPFNATRLGRLIAEKTDIPAGVVNVVTASDHLVGEELTLSPKVDLISFTGSTAVGKRIMEKGAATMKRLFLELGGKSATIVLEDADFGLACAIGIAPCMHAGQGCANPTRMLLPRSRYDEGVAILKSIYENVTCGDPQDPGTLCGPVISDKQRARVLGYISKGVDEGATALVGGPDAPTGFDKGFFVRPTLFVDVDNSMAIAQEEIFGPVLAVIPFDDEEDAVRIANDSPYGLAGNVMSGSLEHSLAVARRLRAGFVGVNGGAPYGADTPFGGYKASGVGRQNGVAGFDQYTEIKSVGYPAG; the protein is encoded by the coding sequence ATGACTGAGGCTGTAAAGGTCCGCTTCGAGCCGAAGATGATGATCGACGGCGAGCTGGTCGACGGCCAGGCCGGCACCTTCACCAACATCAACCCGGCGACCGAGGAGACCCTTGGGGAGATCGCCGACGCGTCGAAGGGGGACATGCGCCGGGCCATCGACGCCGCCCGGCGGGCCTTCGACGAGACCGACTGGTCGACCAACCGCGCGTTGCGCCAGCGCTGCCTGCTGCAGCTGCACGAGGCGATCGACGCCGAGCGGGAAGAGCTGCGCGAGGAGCTCATCCTCGAGGTCGGCGCGCCGCGGGCGATCACCTTCGGCCCCCAGTTGGATGCGCCGCTGGCCGACGGGCTGCGCTATCCCGCCAAGTTGATCGACGAGTACCCGTGGGAAACCGACCTGGGCGACGTGGTCATCAGCCTCACCGGGGCGCTGACCACCCGCAAGGTGTGGCGGGAGCCGGTGGGGGTGGTCGGTGCCATCGTGCCGTGGAACTTCCCGTTCGAGGTCACCATCAACAAGCTCGGTCAGGCGCTGGCCACCGGCAATACCGTGGTGCTCAAGCCGGCGCCGGACACGCCGTTCAATGCCACGCGCCTGGGCCGGCTGATCGCCGAAAAGACCGACATACCAGCCGGTGTCGTCAACGTCGTCACCGCATCGGATCATCTGGTGGGCGAGGAGCTGACGCTGTCGCCAAAGGTCGACCTCATCTCGTTCACCGGCTCCACGGCGGTCGGCAAGCGGATCATGGAAAAGGGCGCCGCGACGATGAAGCGGCTGTTTTTGGAGCTGGGCGGCAAGTCGGCCACCATCGTGCTGGAGGACGCCGATTTCGGGCTGGCGTGCGCCATCGGCATCGCGCCGTGCATGCATGCGGGCCAGGGCTGCGCCAACCCGACCCGGATGCTGCTGCCGCGGTCGCGCTACGACGAGGGTGTGGCGATCCTGAAGAGCATCTACGAGAACGTCACGTGCGGCGATCCCCAGGACCCGGGAACCTTGTGCGGCCCGGTGATATCGGACAAGCAGCGCGCGCGGGTGCTCGGCTACATCAGCAAGGGCGTCGACGAGGGTGCCACCGCCCTGGTCGGCGGGCCCGACGCGCCCACCGGCTTCGACAAGGGATTCTTCGTCAGGCCAACGCTTTTCGTCGACGTCGACAACTCCATGGCGATTGCCCAGGAGGAGATCTTCGGTCCGGTGTTGGCCGTCATCCCCTTCGACGACGAGGAGGACGCGGTCCGGATCGCCAACGACAGCCCCTACGGGTTGGCCGGCAACGTGATGTCGGGTTCACTGGAGCATTCGCTGGCGGTGGCCCGCCGGCTGCGCGCCGGCTTCGTCGGCGTCAACGGCGGCGCTCCCTACGGCGCCGACACACCGTTCGGCGGGTACAAGGCCAGCGGGGTGGGCCGCCAGAACGGTGTAGCCGGGTTCGACCAATACACCGAGATCAAATCCGTGGGGTATCCGGCCGGCTGA